In Ilumatobacter fluminis, the following proteins share a genomic window:
- the hisD gene encoding histidinol dehydrogenase — protein sequence MRRQTWTEMDDAARRGLFDRGLADIFDDGLRASIGDLLLDVRDRGDVAVCEALAKFDGMKVEPDGLRVTDDEIDSAAVSPEVDAAIDDSIEHLRAFNEQQMERFGDWSFESEPGLTVGEKITPIASAGLFTPSGKASYPSVTFQLAVPAQVAGVGTIVVVVPPVPGGSGEVDPAVLTVCRKLGIRDIFRVNGPAGIAAMGFGTERIPRVAKLMGPGSPAVTIAQVEMQRHGVSTVMLLGPTESVVVADQTADPIRLAADLLIEAEHGTDSSVVLVTPSGSLADAVDAELERQLADLPEVRATAARAALGENGGCVLTDDVLVAADVASEYAPEHLQVAVADDAVDAVVERLVNAGEILIGQHTPFSAANFVIGCPASLPTSGFANVSSGVTASTFLKRTAIARADERALQRMTPSVVALADHEGFPAHAAALRNRPVG from the coding sequence ATGCGCAGGCAGACCTGGACCGAGATGGACGACGCCGCCCGACGGGGCCTGTTCGATCGCGGTCTGGCCGACATCTTCGACGACGGGCTCCGCGCCTCGATCGGTGACCTGTTGCTCGACGTGCGCGATCGCGGCGACGTCGCCGTCTGCGAGGCCCTCGCGAAGTTCGACGGCATGAAGGTCGAACCCGACGGATTGCGCGTGACCGACGACGAGATCGACTCGGCGGCGGTGTCGCCCGAGGTCGACGCAGCGATCGACGACTCGATCGAACACCTGCGGGCCTTCAACGAGCAGCAGATGGAACGGTTCGGCGACTGGTCGTTCGAATCCGAGCCGGGCCTGACCGTCGGCGAGAAGATCACCCCGATTGCGTCGGCCGGGCTGTTCACGCCGTCGGGCAAGGCGAGCTATCCGAGCGTCACGTTCCAGCTGGCGGTGCCGGCGCAGGTGGCCGGCGTCGGGACGATCGTCGTCGTGGTGCCGCCCGTACCGGGCGGGTCGGGCGAGGTCGACCCCGCCGTGCTCACGGTGTGCCGCAAACTCGGCATCCGCGACATCTTCCGGGTGAACGGCCCGGCCGGCATCGCCGCGATGGGATTCGGCACCGAGCGCATCCCCCGGGTCGCGAAGCTGATGGGACCGGGGTCGCCCGCCGTCACGATCGCCCAGGTCGAGATGCAGCGCCACGGGGTGAGCACGGTCATGCTGCTCGGCCCGACCGAGAGCGTGGTCGTCGCCGACCAGACCGCCGATCCGATCCGGCTCGCCGCCGACCTGCTGATCGAGGCCGAACACGGCACCGACAGCTCGGTCGTGCTCGTGACGCCGAGCGGATCACTCGCTGATGCGGTCGACGCCGAGCTGGAGCGTCAGCTGGCCGACCTGCCCGAGGTCCGTGCGACGGCGGCACGTGCCGCTCTCGGCGAGAACGGCGGTTGCGTGCTCACCGACGACGTGCTCGTCGCCGCCGACGTGGCGAGCGAGTACGCACCCGAGCACCTGCAGGTGGCAGTCGCCGACGACGCGGTCGACGCCGTGGTCGAGCGGTTGGTGAACGCCGGCGAGATCCTCATCGGCCAGCACACCCCGTTCTCGGCCGCCAACTTTGTGATCGGTTGCCCGGCGTCGCTGCCGACGAGCGGCTTCGCCAACGTCAGTTCCGGCGTCACCGCATCGACGTTCCTGAAGCGCACCGCCATAGCACGCGCCGACGAACGAGCCTTGCAGCGGATGACCCCGTCGGTCGTCGCCCTCGCCGACCACGAAGGCTTCCCCGCCCACGCCGCCGCCCTCCGCAACCGCCCCGTCGGATGA
- a CDS encoding acyl-CoA thioesterase, whose translation MFELVNHGPDTFVGTGPRYPWGGLYGGQIVAQALRAAALTVDEGFRAHSIRAYFIRRGDHQEPVRYEVDRIRNGRSFVTRRVVARQAIGAILNAECSFQKPESSLDVQTIQAPSVTPPDDVENTAFSGDFDRRFTEPTADNIVERDGEGRVMAWMRVPHELPESGAPDADIIQQCWLAFLSDDLATDTVRSAHSQYRTDDGEPRYSGVSLDHTIWFHRPFRTDVWQLHDFSCHHFTGSRGLAVGHVFQPDGTHIATVSQEVLLREPKD comes from the coding sequence ATGTTCGAATTGGTGAATCACGGCCCCGACACTTTCGTCGGGACCGGCCCGCGATATCCGTGGGGTGGCCTCTACGGCGGCCAGATCGTGGCGCAGGCGCTCCGTGCTGCGGCGCTGACGGTCGACGAGGGATTCCGCGCCCACTCGATCCGCGCCTATTTCATCCGACGCGGCGACCATCAGGAGCCCGTGCGCTACGAAGTCGACCGGATCCGCAACGGCCGCAGCTTCGTGACCAGGCGTGTGGTTGCCCGGCAGGCGATCGGGGCGATCCTGAACGCCGAGTGCTCGTTCCAGAAGCCCGAATCGTCACTCGATGTGCAGACGATCCAGGCGCCGTCGGTCACCCCGCCCGACGATGTGGAGAACACAGCGTTCTCGGGTGACTTCGACCGTCGTTTCACCGAACCGACCGCCGACAACATCGTCGAACGAGATGGCGAAGGGCGTGTCATGGCGTGGATGCGAGTCCCTCACGAGTTGCCAGAAAGCGGCGCTCCCGATGCCGACATCATCCAACAATGCTGGCTGGCGTTCTTGTCGGACGACCTCGCAACCGACACCGTGCGATCGGCCCACTCGCAGTACCGGACCGACGACGGCGAGCCCCGATATTCCGGTGTGAGCCTCGATCACACGATCTGGTTCCATCGTCCGTTCCGCACCGACGTCTGGCAGTTGCACGACTTCTCGTGCCATCACTTCACCGGCAGCCGCGGCCTCGCCGTCGGTCACGTCTTCCAACCCGATGGCACCCACATCGCCACCGTCAGCCAAGAGGTCCTCCTCCGAGAACCCAAAGATTGA
- a CDS encoding LLM class F420-dependent oxidoreductase, with protein sequence MELADLRIFTEPQQGATYDTLLAVAQRAEQLGYGAFFRSDHYLKMGDVSGQPGPTDAWITLGAIARETSTIRLGTLVTAATFRMPGPLAISVAQVDEMSNGRVDFGFGAGWFEQEHTAYGIPFPGLGERFDNLEEQMAIIHGLWNTPEGETFSYDGDVWQVADSPALPKPVQAGGPPIIVGGRGKSRTPKLAATYASEFNMPFVSRDVFESQCAVVREACESADRDPSTMTWSAALVACVGADEAEFERRAAAIGREPDEVRENGAAGTPEQVAETIRAWQESGAERLYLQILDLDDLDHLNLIAEAVAPLL encoded by the coding sequence ATGGAACTCGCCGACCTTCGGATCTTCACGGAGCCCCAGCAGGGCGCTACGTACGACACCCTCCTCGCCGTCGCCCAGCGCGCCGAGCAGCTCGGCTACGGGGCGTTCTTCCGCAGCGATCACTACCTCAAGATGGGCGACGTCAGCGGCCAGCCCGGCCCCACCGACGCCTGGATCACCCTCGGCGCCATCGCCCGCGAGACCTCGACGATCCGCCTCGGCACCCTCGTCACCGCCGCGACGTTCCGCATGCCCGGACCACTCGCCATCTCGGTCGCCCAGGTCGACGAGATGTCGAATGGTCGCGTCGACTTCGGCTTCGGGGCCGGCTGGTTCGAGCAGGAGCACACCGCCTACGGCATCCCGTTCCCCGGCCTCGGCGAGCGCTTCGACAACCTCGAGGAGCAGATGGCCATCATCCACGGCCTCTGGAACACGCCCGAGGGTGAGACGTTCTCCTACGACGGCGACGTGTGGCAGGTCGCCGACTCGCCGGCGCTCCCGAAGCCGGTGCAGGCCGGCGGTCCGCCGATCATCGTCGGCGGCCGTGGCAAGTCGCGCACCCCGAAGCTGGCCGCGACTTACGCGTCGGAGTTCAACATGCCGTTCGTGTCGCGCGACGTGTTCGAATCGCAGTGCGCCGTGGTGCGCGAGGCCTGTGAGTCGGCCGATCGCGACCCGTCGACGATGACGTGGTCGGCGGCGCTCGTCGCCTGCGTCGGCGCCGACGAGGCCGAGTTCGAGCGGCGCGCCGCCGCCATCGGCCGTGAGCCCGACGAGGTGCGCGAGAACGGCGCAGCCGGCACGCCCGAGCAAGTGGCCGAGACGATCCGGGCCTGGCAGGAGTCGGGCGCCGAGCGCCTCTACCTCCAGATCCTCGACCTCGACGACCTCGACCACCTGAACCTCATCGCCGAAGCCGTCGCCCCGCTCCTCTGA
- the pyrE gene encoding orotate phosphoribosyltransferase, translated as MHDLPSLSPELDAVRAHVLEHSVKRGDFTLKSGAKSTWFLDTKQTACRPDGVLAMADAMLQIIPDDATAIGGLTMGADPVAFGVAAVAATRGRDLRSFSVRKEAKGHGVTGRLAGALQPGDKVVITEDTTTRGTSLMEAVDVVREYGCEVVLVTLIVDRGDTCAALCEAAGVRYQPLLTSHDLGFGPDD; from the coding sequence ATGCACGACCTACCGTCGCTCTCGCCCGAACTCGATGCTGTGCGAGCGCACGTGCTGGAGCACTCGGTGAAGCGAGGCGACTTCACCCTCAAGTCCGGTGCGAAGTCGACCTGGTTCCTCGACACGAAGCAGACGGCGTGCCGCCCCGACGGCGTCCTCGCCATGGCCGACGCCATGCTTCAGATCATCCCCGACGACGCCACGGCGATCGGCGGGCTCACGATGGGCGCCGACCCGGTCGCCTTCGGCGTGGCAGCGGTGGCCGCCACCCGCGGCCGCGACCTGCGCAGCTTCAGCGTGCGCAAGGAAGCCAAGGGTCACGGCGTGACCGGCCGCCTAGCGGGTGCACTCCAGCCCGGCGACAAGGTCGTCATCACCGAGGACACCACCACCCGCGGCACCTCCTTGATGGAGGCCGTCGACGTGGTGCGCGAGTACGGCTGCGAGGTCGTCCTCGTCACTCTGATCGTCGACCGCGGCGACACGTGCGCCGCCCTGTGCGAAGCCGCAGGCGTGCGCTATCAGCCGCTGCTGACCTCGCACGACCTCGGCTTCGGCCCCGACGACTGA
- a CDS encoding Ig-like domain-containing protein — protein MIDRPNAHDRDGFTLIEILIVVTIMGVIAAAISVAFTVVMRTAPPTEARADDARSLLGISTWLPADVSATPNAPLTAATDFWDDAPGRTSGCTGTDPGTNLIRLSWRESISGSPNIYVANYRLVDEGDSSKIVRVTCVNGGTPKTQKLTAGLPLSGTNPTQVTWKTDLVDGVDHIIGVELELRTFEGDTLRVDAASRNPAQTLSTLPQAATTTTAAPTTTTSTTTTTIPNQPPTAGPLDFNANPSVPVTFTLPVNDPEGEALTVTLTNVPATFTSSVSGVDVTLTPDNVNATHVIDYTVTDPGGLSASSTITVKVNPSSTTTTTLPPNDPPTASPVTVAADPGVKVGVNLPVFDPNSDQLTVTLGTLPDGWTAQVVTLDAGTTSIDVEITPAATASPGISTIDYTVTDPDGATASSTIDVDVSRIPCVASIQSVSPNPVSVSGGNGKQAGPLVEDVEVTINKSGNCSELVLRYIRVVDAPNGQASSDDRQPQVDTFGDGIVITLLSSSVERWQKGNRPLELVEFAGLPEEIVHDSETLVVE, from the coding sequence GTGATTGATCGACCGAACGCACACGATCGGGACGGATTCACCCTGATCGAGATCCTGATCGTCGTCACGATCATGGGCGTCATCGCCGCGGCGATCTCCGTCGCGTTCACGGTGGTGATGCGAACGGCGCCGCCGACCGAGGCGCGTGCCGACGACGCCCGGTCGCTGCTCGGCATCTCGACGTGGCTACCCGCCGACGTCAGCGCCACACCGAACGCCCCGCTCACCGCAGCGACCGACTTCTGGGACGACGCGCCCGGCCGCACCTCGGGGTGCACCGGCACCGACCCGGGCACGAACCTCATCCGACTGTCGTGGCGTGAGTCGATCAGCGGCTCGCCGAACATCTACGTCGCGAACTACCGCCTCGTCGACGAGGGCGATTCCAGCAAGATCGTCCGCGTCACCTGCGTGAACGGCGGAACTCCCAAGACGCAGAAGCTCACTGCCGGGTTGCCGCTGTCGGGGACCAACCCGACCCAGGTGACGTGGAAGACGGATCTGGTCGACGGCGTCGACCACATCATCGGCGTCGAGCTCGAGCTGCGCACCTTCGAGGGCGACACCCTCCGTGTTGACGCTGCGTCTCGCAACCCCGCCCAGACGTTGAGCACGCTCCCGCAGGCGGCCACGACCACGACGGCGGCCCCGACGACGACCACGTCGACGACCACGACCACCATCCCGAACCAGCCGCCGACGGCGGGCCCGCTCGACTTCAACGCGAACCCGAGCGTCCCGGTGACGTTCACGCTCCCGGTGAACGATCCGGAAGGTGAGGCCCTCACGGTCACGCTGACGAACGTGCCGGCCACCTTCACCTCGTCGGTGAGCGGTGTCGATGTCACGCTCACACCGGACAACGTCAACGCGACCCACGTCATCGACTACACGGTGACCGACCCCGGTGGACTGAGCGCGAGCTCGACCATCACGGTCAAGGTCAATCCGTCGTCGACGACGACCACGACGTTGCCGCCGAACGATCCGCCGACGGCGTCGCCCGTCACGGTCGCCGCCGATCCCGGCGTGAAGGTCGGCGTGAACCTGCCGGTGTTCGATCCCAACAGCGATCAACTCACGGTCACCCTCGGCACGCTTCCCGACGGATGGACCGCCCAGGTCGTCACGCTCGACGCCGGAACGACCTCGATCGACGTGGAGATCACTCCGGCGGCGACGGCGTCGCCCGGCATCTCGACGATCGACTACACCGTCACCGACCCCGACGGCGCAACGGCCAGCTCGACGATCGACGTCGACGTCAGCCGGATCCCCTGCGTGGCGTCGATCCAGTCCGTGAGCCCGAACCCGGTGTCGGTGAGTGGTGGCAACGGCAAGCAGGCCGGCCCACTAGTCGAAGACGTCGAGGTCACCATCAACAAGTCGGGCAACTGCAGCGAACTGGTGCTGCGGTACATCCGAGTCGTCGATGCGCCGAACGGACAGGCGAGTTCGGACGATCGCCAGCCGCAGGTCGACACGTTCGGCGACGGCATCGTCATCACACTGCTGTCGTCGTCGGTCGAGCGTTGGCAGAAGGGCAACCGTCCGCTCGAACTCGTCGAGTTCGCCGGGCTGCCCGAAGAGATCGTTCACGACTCCGAGACCCTGGTGGTGGAGTGA
- a CDS encoding DUF362 domain-containing protein — protein MSWDQLVAGVELPFPEGLTVPELHPFPLEVPSPPGVHDVEAAAFTAAIDAYSDDVNPGMTVAVGAGSRGLTGRVELVRGTIRALRQLGAEPFVVPAMGSHGGATAEGQRQILHDLGITEESVGAEIRATMDTVVVAHTSAGTPVHLDANAAAADRFLPVNRVKPHTCFKGPVESGCMKMAVVGFGKQPGAALVHTCGPIEMRDRLLDACAALRESGRLLGGIASIEAGTGEIVRVEGLRTNDVGGDYEHELTEYARTLVPPLPFDEIDVLVIEKGGKDISGTTMDPNVTGRFWVPGLADLEKPRVSAIVLLDLTEVSGGNALGMGFADFIPASLANQLDFRKTYINCFTAGPAGMRRARMPMVLPDEESCIKAAVAMCGRGDGEPIRMVRIASTLHLTECQVSDALLP, from the coding sequence ATGTCGTGGGATCAGCTCGTTGCTGGGGTGGAGCTTCCGTTTCCTGAGGGGTTGACGGTTCCGGAGCTGCATCCGTTTCCGCTCGAGGTCCCGTCACCTCCCGGGGTGCACGATGTCGAGGCGGCTGCGTTCACGGCGGCGATCGACGCGTACTCCGACGACGTGAACCCCGGTATGACCGTGGCGGTCGGTGCCGGCTCTCGCGGCCTCACCGGTCGGGTCGAACTGGTCCGCGGCACCATCCGTGCGTTGCGTCAGCTCGGGGCCGAGCCGTTCGTGGTGCCCGCGATGGGCTCGCACGGCGGCGCCACCGCCGAGGGCCAGCGGCAGATCTTGCACGATCTCGGCATCACCGAAGAGTCCGTCGGCGCCGAGATCCGGGCCACGATGGACACCGTCGTCGTCGCCCACACGAGCGCCGGAACGCCGGTGCACCTGGACGCCAATGCCGCCGCCGCCGACCGGTTCCTGCCGGTCAATCGAGTCAAGCCGCACACCTGCTTCAAGGGGCCGGTCGAGTCGGGCTGCATGAAGATGGCCGTCGTCGGTTTCGGCAAGCAGCCCGGAGCAGCGCTGGTTCACACGTGTGGCCCGATCGAGATGCGCGACCGGCTCCTCGATGCGTGCGCCGCCCTCCGGGAGAGCGGACGCCTGCTCGGCGGCATCGCCTCGATCGAGGCGGGCACCGGCGAGATCGTCCGTGTCGAAGGACTCCGCACGAACGACGTCGGCGGCGACTATGAGCACGAGCTCACCGAGTACGCCCGTACCCTCGTCCCACCGCTGCCGTTCGACGAGATCGACGTGCTCGTGATCGAGAAGGGCGGCAAGGACATCTCCGGCACCACGATGGACCCGAACGTGACGGGCCGCTTCTGGGTCCCCGGCCTGGCCGACCTCGAGAAGCCCCGGGTCAGCGCGATCGTGCTGCTCGACCTCACCGAGGTCAGCGGCGGCAACGCCCTCGGCATGGGTTTCGCCGACTTCATCCCGGCCTCGCTCGCCAACCAGCTCGACTTCCGCAAGACCTACATCAACTGCTTCACCGCCGGCCCGGCCGGCATGCGGCGGGCGCGTATGCCGATGGTGCTCCCCGACGAGGAGTCGTGCATCAAGGCCGCCGTCGCGATGTGTGGCCGGGGCGACGGCGAACCGATCCGCATGGTGCGGATCGCGAGCACCCTGCACCTGACCGAGTGTCAGGTGAGCGACGCCCTCCTTCCCTGA
- a CDS encoding Ig-like domain-containing protein, whose translation MADQTRVVEATVEVPLYVYGARVADWRVDIPIDVPPYVTTTTSPSATTTTTTTTPNVAPTAGDMSVAVNPGSTTSFTLNATDPDGTIVSSSVSGEPASWTVNTSGVNVDVTVDGSLGPVTLTYTVTDDDGATSAVANLTVDVVSTPTTTTTTTSTTTTTTLPPMPDCEFEITQDQGNGQKGEGNLSVSNTGSSFTGWTVEISQANPSDLWRFYNWASGVTVVGSTSPTIEVTGSDTIGATVNYSVKLDQADQGAISAGDTLSCAVLSIGP comes from the coding sequence GTGGCGGATCAGACCCGGGTCGTCGAAGCGACGGTTGAAGTCCCTTTGTACGTGTACGGCGCACGCGTTGCGGACTGGCGTGTGGACATTCCGATCGATGTGCCCCCTTACGTGACAACGACGACATCTCCATCCGCCACGACGACAACAACCACTACTACGCCGAATGTTGCGCCGACAGCCGGTGACATGAGCGTCGCGGTCAACCCCGGTTCGACAACGTCCTTCACGCTGAACGCAACTGATCCCGATGGGACGATTGTCTCATCAAGTGTCAGCGGCGAACCAGCGTCATGGACCGTCAATACCTCGGGTGTCAATGTCGACGTGACCGTTGACGGATCACTCGGTCCGGTGACGCTGACCTACACCGTGACCGATGACGACGGGGCCACCTCGGCGGTAGCAAACCTCACGGTGGACGTTGTCTCGACCCCGACGACGACAACCACGACAACGTCGACAACCACGACAACAACGCTGCCGCCGATGCCCGATTGCGAGTTCGAGATCACACAGGATCAGGGCAATGGTCAGAAGGGTGAAGGCAATCTGTCGGTGTCAAACACCGGCAGTAGCTTCACTGGCTGGACGGTCGAGATTTCGCAAGCGAACCCCTCGGACCTCTGGCGCTTCTACAATTGGGCCAGCGGCGTCACCGTCGTTGGCAGCACCTCACCGACGATCGAAGTGACCGGTTCCGACACGATCGGCGCCACCGTGAACTACTCCGTGAAACTTGACCAGGCCGATCAAGGCGCGATCAGCGCAGGCGACACACTGAGCTGCGCAGTGCTTTCGATCGGCCCGTAG
- a CDS encoding collagen-binding domain-containing protein has product MIEHLRRRHRTDSGFTLIEVIVTVALLGVVSAAVAAAVIVIFRSQDGVVASTAESHDTRQIVSYLPLDIESGPSRADAYRATNGGAVGDSGSGCSEAGTENVLRIDVTDRRNDQVDKRIAYRLTASAEQARIDRYECTFDATNLVWIESSVLNVADYLDPDASPIAEASVVVNDSSLDPTDQEVESVSVRYVQRGDVETIRAAPREEQPFSNSGVCGTDPLEAARNIATFVEGDVILHGTTVKSSLFVGGTLEFHGGSVAQALPDLPESPIPSNVGLLAGSIDWAGSTGQLEVKPHHDVIIEDGNYLVTGDKITESSPGASPSIDVGGSATVIPPGTDRLVIPGEAFAELRACSDRLAGLPDSCNNGACAVHVDLPSGYGGTSTDASNTRLTLTDGKANAFNIDESNLLDLETIQIKFAPGDAPTTDTPLIINVRSTVGGTVDFEAPTLQGSGSNSVYVVWNFPNADAVNLLAGDELRGSILAPYATVTSQASIQGGVIARTFEMFGSSLNDVRSFQGTLDW; this is encoded by the coding sequence GTGATCGAGCATCTCAGACGGCGCCATCGAACTGACTCTGGCTTCACCCTCATCGAGGTCATCGTCACGGTTGCGTTGCTGGGGGTGGTCTCAGCTGCCGTCGCCGCAGCGGTGATCGTGATCTTCCGATCCCAGGACGGCGTTGTGGCGTCGACGGCCGAATCACACGACACGCGACAAATTGTTAGCTATCTGCCGCTCGACATCGAGTCGGGGCCGAGTCGGGCAGACGCATACCGGGCTACCAACGGCGGTGCAGTGGGTGACTCCGGAAGCGGCTGTTCCGAAGCGGGGACCGAGAACGTGCTTCGCATAGATGTGACGGATCGTCGCAACGATCAAGTTGACAAGCGGATCGCCTACCGTCTGACCGCCTCGGCGGAACAAGCCAGGATCGACCGGTACGAGTGCACGTTCGACGCAACGAACCTTGTGTGGATTGAATCGTCGGTCCTAAACGTTGCTGACTATCTCGACCCGGATGCGTCGCCAATTGCTGAGGCGTCAGTGGTCGTCAATGACTCCTCGCTAGATCCTACAGACCAAGAGGTTGAGTCGGTCTCGGTTCGATATGTCCAGCGCGGTGATGTCGAGACAATTCGGGCCGCCCCGCGAGAGGAACAACCCTTCAGCAACTCCGGAGTCTGTGGGACGGACCCGCTTGAGGCAGCGCGCAACATCGCGACCTTTGTCGAAGGGGATGTGATTCTCCATGGCACCACGGTGAAGAGCTCACTGTTCGTTGGCGGGACACTTGAGTTCCACGGCGGCTCTGTGGCGCAGGCTCTCCCGGACCTGCCGGAGTCCCCTATTCCTAGCAACGTCGGCCTTCTAGCAGGGTCGATCGACTGGGCCGGATCCACCGGTCAGCTTGAGGTAAAGCCACATCACGATGTCATCATCGAGGACGGCAACTACCTCGTTACCGGGGACAAGATCACCGAATCATCCCCCGGAGCCAGCCCGTCGATCGACGTCGGTGGCTCGGCCACCGTCATCCCGCCGGGCACGGACCGCTTGGTCATCCCTGGTGAGGCGTTCGCTGAGCTTCGAGCCTGCTCCGATCGGCTGGCCGGCCTGCCGGATAGCTGCAACAACGGAGCGTGCGCGGTTCACGTCGATCTTCCGAGCGGTTATGGCGGGACCTCGACGGATGCTTCGAACACCCGCCTCACACTTACCGACGGCAAGGCGAACGCGTTCAACATCGATGAGTCGAATCTTCTCGATCTCGAGACGATCCAGATCAAGTTTGCTCCGGGAGATGCGCCAACGACCGACACCCCGCTGATCATCAATGTTCGAAGCACCGTTGGTGGCACGGTCGACTTCGAGGCGCCGACTCTCCAAGGCTCTGGTTCGAACTCGGTCTACGTCGTGTGGAACTTTCCGAACGCGGACGCGGTCAATCTGCTCGCTGGGGACGAGTTGCGGGGATCGATTCTGGCGCCTTATGCGACCGTGACGAGTCAGGCGAGCATTCAGGGCGGCGTCATTGCTCGGACGTTCGAGATGTTCGGATCATCGCTGAACGATGTCCGCTCGTTCCAGGGCACGTTGGATTGGTGA